The Nitrospirota bacterium nucleotide sequence TGAGGGGCACGGCCTGCCGCTGCATGTTCGAACCCATCAACGCCCGGTTCGCGTCGTCATGCTCCAGGAACGGCACGAGCGCGGTGGCCACGCTGACGACCTGCTTGGGCGACACGTCCATGTACTCGACTTTGTCGGACGTGGTCGTGACGAAGTCGCCCGCGTACCTGGCCGAGACGGTCTCGGAGACGAGCCGGCCGGAGCTGTCCACCTTGGAGTTGGCCTGCGCGATGGGGTACCGCTCGCCCTCGATGGCCGAAAGATACTCGATCTCGTCGGTCACCCGCCCCCTCCGAACCTTGCGGTAGGGAGCCTCGATGAACCCGAAGTCGTTGATCCGCGCGTAGGTCGCGAGCGACGTGATCAACCCGATGTTCGGACCTTCCGGGGTCTCGATCGGGCAGATGCGGCTGTAGTGCGACGGATGCACGTCGCGCACCTCGAACCCGGCCCGCTCGCGGGTCAGCCCGCCCGGCCCCAGCGCGGACAACCGCCGCTTGTGGGTGATCTCCGCCAGCGGGTTTGTCTGGTCCATGAACTGCGAAAGCTGGCTGCTGCTGAAGAACTCCTTGATCGAGGCCACGACCGGCTTCGCGTTGATCAAGTCGTGCGGGAGCACCGTCTCCATGTCCAGGAGATTCATCCGCTCCTTGATGCTCCGCTCCATCCGGGCCAGACCCAGGCGGAACTGGTTTTCCAGCAGTTCCCCCACCGATCGGACCCGGCGGTTCCCCAGATGGTCGATGTCGTCGATCTCGCCGCGGCCCATCTTGAGGTTGACGAGGTACCTGATGACCTCGACGATGTCCTGCGGCATCAGCGTGCGCTGCTCCAGCGGGAGGTCCAGCCCGAGCTTCTTGTTGAGCTTCAGCCGTCCGACCGGCGAGAGGTCGTAACGCTTGGGATTGCTGAAGAGGTTGTCGAAGAGGGCCTTGGCGGTCTCGATCGACGGCGTCTCGCCGGGCCGCAGCCGCTTGTAGATCTCGACCATCGCCTCTTCCTTGGAGCCCGTCCGCTCCATCTCGAGCGTGTCGAGGATGACCGGCGTCGCCGTGGTGCTATCCAGGTAGATGACCTTGAAATTCTCGATCTCGCTGCCCAGGATCTTCTCGATCGAGACGGGGGTCAGCTTGTGGTTCTTCTCCAGTATCTTCTCTTTGCTCGACGGGTCCACGAGCTCGGTCAGGACGGCCCGTCCGACCAGTTCCGCGTTGCCGACCGGGATCTCCTTGACGCCCGCCGCCTTGAGGCGCCCGATCGTGGCCTTGGTCAGCTTCGCGCCCTCCCGCACAATGGGCTCCTTGCCGCCCTTCTCCGTCACTTCGATCGGGCACCTGAGCCCGTGGTGAATCTCGGGGTCCAGTTTCCGGAGCAATTTGCCCTTCGCCACCCGGATCTCTTCGACCGGGTAATACATCTTGAGAAGATCGTCCGTGGAATAGCCGAAGGCCTTGAGCAGGATCGTCACCGGCATCTTGCGCCGGCGGTCGATACGGACATAGAGGATGTCGCGCGCGTCGAACTCGAAGTCCAGCCACGATCCCCGGTAGGGAATGATCCTGGCGGAGTACAGGACTTTCCCGCTCGCGTGGGTGCGGCCCTTGTCGTGCGTGAAGGAGGCGCCCGGCGACCGGTGGAGCTGGCTGACCACGACGCGCTCCGTGCCGTTGACGATGAAGGTGCCCCGCTCGGTCATGAGCGGGAGCTCGCCGACGTAGACCTCCTGCTCGCGCACGTCCAGGACCTTCTTCTTGGGGCCCTTGTCCTCCTTGTCGAAGACCACGAGCCGGACCCTGACCTTGAGGGAGACCGCGAAGGTCATCCCCTGCTCCAGGCACTCGCGGACGTCGTACTTCGGCGTGCCGAGCGAGTAGCTGGAGAACTCCAGGATCGCCGTGCTGTTGTAGTCGGCGATCGGAAACACACTGTTCAGCGCCGCCTGGAGCCCCTTGTCCTCGCGGCGGTCGACCTGAACCTCCATCTGGAGAAACTGCTCGTACGACCGCTTTTGGATTTCGATCAGGTCCGGGATGTCGATGTTCGCTCGGATCTTGGAAAAATCCTTCCGCTCGATCAACCCATTGCCCGTCGTGTCCGACATGCCCACGTTCCTCCTGCGCAGAACCACGAAGCCCTCGACCGGCCCGTCCGCAACGCGGACGGCCGGCCCCATCAACCGGGGTGGTCCGTTACTTCACTTCGACCTTGCCGCCAGCCTCCTCCAGCTTCTTCTTCATGGTCTCCGCCTCTTCCTTCGTCACGCCGGTCTTGACCGGCTTGGGCGTGCCCTCCACCAAGTCCTTGGCCTCTTTCAGCCCCAGGCTGGTGAGCTCGCGGACGACCTTGATCACCTGGATCTTCTTGTCCGCAGCCGCGCTGGCGAGGATCACGTCGAACGCCGTCTTCTCCTCCGCCGCGCCGGCCGCGGCCGCCGCCCCTCCTCCGGCCGGCGCCGCCGCCACGGCCACCGGCGCCGCCGCCGTGACCCCGAAGCGGGACTCCAGCCCCTTGACCAGTTCGGAGAGCTCGAGCACGGTCATGCCCTCGATCGCCTTGATGAACTCTTCCTGTGACAGCTTTCCTTCTGCCGTTGGCATGTCTCCCTCCCCTTTCTTCTTGTCTTGAACCGCCGCCAACACCCCCACCAATTCCCGCAGCAGCCCGCTCAGCACGAACACCAGGCCGCGCACCGGTCCCTGCATCCCGGACAGCAGCATGGACAGCAGGACCGGCTTCGACGGCAGATTGGCCACGGTCAAGAGCTGGGCCGGCTGCATGAGCCGCCCCTCCACGATGCCGGCCGTGATCCGCATCTTCTCGTCGCGCTTCTCCGCCTGGATGAAATCGCGCAGGATCTTGGTCGGCAGCGCGGGGTCGTCGTATCCGATCACGACGGCCAGCGGGCCCCTGAAATGGGCTTTGGCCTCCAGCAGCAAGGTGCCCTCCACCGCTCGCGCCGCCAGCGTGTTCTTGACGACCTTGAACTCCGCCTTGGCCCCCCGCAGTTGCTTGCGCAGCTCGGTGACCTGATTGACCTCCAGGCCGGAGCACTCGGTCATGATCGCGAGCCTGGCCCGCGAAAACTTCTCGTGCAACTCGGCCACCGCCGTGGCTTTCTCATCCCTCTTCATGCTCGTCTCCCCGGACGCAACCCGTTCAACGTGATCCGCGACCGCCCGCTCAGCCCCACTGCTTCGCGATGGCGACCGTGTCCAGCCTGACCCCAGGCCCCATCGTGCTCGAGATCGTCGCACTCCTGAGATACCGCCCTTTGCAGGACGCCGGCTTGGCTTTCATGACCGCCTCCAGGATGGCCTGGGCGTTCTCGAAGAGCTGCTCCGCCTTGAACGACACTTTGCCGACCGGGACGTGGACGAGGCCGGCCTTCTCGACCTTGTATTCGACGCGTCCCTTTCTGATCTCCGCGACGGCCTTGGCCACGTCGAAGGTGACCGTGCCGGTCTTCGGATTCGGCATGAGGCCCCTGGGACCCAGAACCTTTCCGAGCTTCCCGACCGAGCCCATCAGGTCCGGAGTGGCGATGGCCTGGTCGAACTCCATCCAGCCGCCCTTGATCTTCTCCATCAGATCGTCGGCGCCGACGTAATCGGCTCCGGCCTGGCGGGCCTCCTGCTCCTTCTCGCCCTTGGCGAAGACCAGAACCCGCACCTTTTTTCCCGTGCCGTGCGGCAAGACCGACGTCCCCCGCACCATCTGGTCGGACCGCTTCGGATCCACCCCCAGCCGAAGGGCCAGGTCCACCGATTCGTCGAACTTCGCATAGGCCGCCTGCTTCACGAGCCCGACGGCCTCTTTGAGCCCGTAAGCCCGGGGCTCGATCTTGGCCTCCGCCGCCTTCATCTTCTTTCCCATAACGCTCGCTCCCCCTCGCCAGTCCTTCGAGCCCCAGCTCAGCCTTGGACGACGATCCCCATGCTCCGCGCGGTTCCTTCGACGATCTTCATGGCCCCTTCGAGGTCCGCGGCGTTCAGGTCGGTCATCTTCAGCTTCGCGATCTCCTGCAGCTGCGTGCGGGTGATCTTCCCGACCTTCTCCTTGTGCGGAGTGCCCGACCCCTTGATGATGCCGGACGCTTTCTTCAGAAGGTCCGACGCCGGGGGGGTCCGGGTGATGAACGTGAAGGTCCGGTCCTTGTACACGGTGATCACGACCGGGATGATGCTGTCCCCCTCTTTCTGAGTCCTGGCGTTGAACTGCTTGCAAAACTCCATGATGTTCACGCCGTGCTGCCCCAGGGACGGCCCCACGGGGGGAGCCGGGTTGGCCTTGCCGGCCGGAATCTGCAGTTTGATCAGGGCCGAGACTTCTTTTGCCATGGCTTACTCCGCTAAGACGCTTTCAGTTTTTGGCGATCCGCTTTCCGCTTTTGAAACCGACGGCGGCGGCCGATCGTTGCACGCTAGATTCGCTCCACCTGCAGGAACCCCAACTCCACCGGCGTGGACCGCCCGAAGATGCTCACCAGCACCTTGACCCGATTGTGGACGGTGTCCACCTCGTCCACCAGCCCGTTGAAGCCGAGAAACGGCCCGTCAACGATCCGCACGTTGTCCCCCTTGATGAAGCGGATCTGCTCTCTGGGCGCCGCGGTTCCCGAGTCCACCTGCTTGAGCATGGACTCCGCCTCCTCCTCGGTCAGAGGAATGGGCCTCGTCCCGCCCCCCACGAACCCGGTCACCTTGGGCGTCTCCTTGATCATCTGCACGGTCTCGTCCGTCAGCGGAGACTCGAGCTCCACCAGCACGTAGCCCGGGAAAAACTTGCGCTTCGACGTCCGGCGTTTTCCGTCCTTGATCTCAATCACGTTCTCGGTAGGAACCAGCACCTGTCCGACCCTGTCCACCAGCCCCATCTGGCTGGCCCGCTCCAGGATGCTGGACTTGACCCGCCCCTCGAACCCCGCATAGGTGTGGATCACATACCAGTTCTTGCTCATCGCGTCTTCCTCAACCCCCAGTCCGGAACGCTCAGATCACCTTGCTGACCAGCCAGACCAGAAACGAGTCCACGACCGAAAGATAGAGAGACATGATCACGCAGAACACGATGACCACGATCGTGGACCCGAGGGTCTCGGCCCTGGTTGGGAAGGACACCTTCTTGACCTCCCCGCGGACGTCGACCAGGAATTCTTTCGATGAGTCCCACAGTCTCTTGAACACGGGACGCTCTTCCTCCCTCGGCAACGGCCTGTTTAGAGTCGGGGTCAACCCGCAAGCGTGGCAGGGGCACCAGGAATCGAACCCGGACCTTCGGTTTTGGAGACCGACGTGCTAGCCGTTGAACACCATGCCCCTGTACGGCAAACGCTACTTGACCTCTTTATGGGGCGTATGTTTCCGGCAGAAACGGCAGTACTTGTTGCGCTCCAGACGATCCGGATCGTTCTTCTTGTTCTTGACCGTCGAATAGTTCCGCTGCTTGCAGGCCGTACAAGCCATTGAAATGATTTCACGCATCGCGAGCCCCTCAGCTCTCGGCTTTCAGCCGTCGGCGCCTTTCGGCCCCCCTGACGGCCGGCTGCTTCATCTACGCCAGAATTTCGGTGACGACGCCGGAGCCGACGGTCTTGCCCCCCTCGCGGATCGCAAACCGCAGCCCCTGGTCCATCGCGATCGGCGAAATCAACTCCGCCGCAATCGTCACGTTGTCCCCCGGCATCACCATCTCCACCCCCGGATTCAACGCCACCACCCCCGTCACGTCCGTCGTCCGGAAGTAAAACTGCGGCCGGTACCCGTTGAAGAACGGCGTGTGCCGCCCCCCCTCCTCCTTCGTCAGCACGTACACCTCGGCCTTGAACTTCGTGTGCGGCGTGATGCTCTTCGGCTTCGCCAGCACCATCCCCCGCTCCACCTCTTCCTTCTTCGTGCCCCGCAGCAGCACCCCGATGTTGTCCCCCGCCTGCCCCTCGTCCAACACCTTGCGGAACATCTCCACGCCCGTCACCACCGTGCTCTGCGTCGGCCGCAGCCCCACGATCTCCACCTCGTCGCCCACCTTCACCGTGCCCCGCTCGCACCGCCCCGTCACCACCGTGCCCCGCCCGCTGATCGTGAAGACGTCCTCGATCGGCATCAAAAACGGCTTGTCAATCGCCCGCTGCGGCGTCGGAATGTAGCTGTCGATCGCGTCCAACAGCTTCAGAATCGCCGGCACCCCGATCGGGCTCTGATCCCCCTCCATCGCCTTCGTCGCCGACCCCGTGATGATCGGAATCTTGTCCCCCGGAAACTCGTACTTCGTCAGCAGCTCCCGCACCTCCAGCTCCACCAGGTCCAAGAGCTCCTTGTCGTCCACCTTGTCCGCCTTGTTCAGGAACACCACGATGTACGGCACCCCCACCTGCCGCGCCAGCAGAATGTGCTCCCGCGTCTGCGGCATCGGCCCGTCCGCCGCGCTCACCACCAGGATCGCCCCGTCCATCTGCGCCGCCCCCGTGATCATGTTCTTCACGTAGTCCGCATGCCCCGGACAGTCCACGTGCGCGTAGTGCCGCTTCTCCGTCTCGTACTCCACGTGCGAAATCGCGATCGTCAGGATCTTCGTCGGGTCCCGCCGCCCCTGCGATTCGCTCGCCTTCGCCACCTCGTCGTAGCTGATGAACTTCGCCATCCCCCGGTCACTGCAAATCTTCGTCAGCGCCGAGGTGAGCGTCGTCTTCCCGTGGTCCACGTGCCCGATCGTCCCAATGTTCACGTGGGGCTTGCGCCGCTCAAATTTCGCCTTCGCCATTGCCGCCCCTCCTTCCTAACCAGAGACCGATGCCTAGTTTTGCTTCGCCTCCCGACCGGGGAACGGGACCGATGAATCGGCGCCGTTCGGCCGTCGGCTATCCTCGGGTCACTCTGGAGCCCACGACGCGGATCGAACGCGTGACCTCGTCCTTACCAAGGACGTGCTCTACCAACTGAGCTACGTGGGCAAAGTCCCCGTGAAACGCTAAACGTGAGACGTGAAACGAAGCTGACCGCTCTGCGTAGCGCCTGCCGTTTCCTCTCCCTTTCACATTTCACCTTTCACCTTTTACGTCTCACGACCCACTGGAGCGGGCGACGGGATTTGAACCCGCGACAACCAGCTTGGAAGGCTGGGACTCTACCACTGAGCTACGCCCGCAAAATCGCTCAAGGTGCCATCTCCTCGCGCATCAACCGTGAGCGCCCGGACTTCGCTAGCGCGACGTGGTGGGCAGGCAAGGATTCGAACCTTGGAAGCCGATGGCAACAGATTTACAGTCTGCCCCCTTTGTCCACTTGGGTACCTGCCCGTCAAACCGCACAAAACTCATTGAAAACAAAGAAAACTTTATCCAAAAAGAAAAGCAAACCACCCCGCTGATAGTCCCCTCTTCCTTTGCCCATGGAACCGGACGACTATCTCAGGGTGGAGGTATGTTGGCTCAGGAAACGCCGGATTATATTTGGAAAGCCATGACTTGTCAAGGGGAAGTTTACGGCCGGCTCACTCGCGACAGGGAACCGAGTCCTTCGAGGGGGCTCTTCCCTGTTCCATGCCCTTGCTTAGGCGTTGCGCCCCCTCGGCGGTCTCTCCGAATACGACTTCCAGCAACCGTCGCACTTCGCGGGGCGTGATGCGATGAGCATGAGCCAGATACCGCTTCCGCGCGACCGCCCGCTCGGCCTGACCTTCGGGCTCATAGTAGCCGATGAGGTCTCCATCGCGATCCGCCTGGGTCAGCCGCTTCATCCAATTTTCGCCAAGGCGGAATCCCTTGCGTCCCTTCCCCCCGCCCAGTTCCAGCTCGGTCCAGACCGCCCATCCGACAAACACCGCCCAGGTTTCGTTCAAGGCTTCCCACGACTCCCGTTCAGTCAGGAATCGGGTTTCGGTTGCGGATTTCCGCTGCACGACCGGGGCAATCGTGACGATTTGATAGCGGCACTGCTGCTGGTCGCGCGCCAAAGCCAGAAGGCGGAAATCCTGGGGGCCAAGGGCCGTCTGGTCCCGCGCGGAGAGCAGGTAGTCGAGATAGGCGTGGAACAGCTCGTGATAGAGCGTGCCCAGCTCGCGATGGGACAGCGACGCCAGGGGCCTCAAGCTCCCTGCGGCGGCGTTGAACGACAGCGTGCGATTCAAGACCATACGGTGCTCAGCCGGATGGTACTCCGCCGCAAAGGCGCGTAAGTCGTCGAACTCCAACGTGACGAAGTCCGGAGGGATCGCGCGGAGGAACCGCGTCGGCAGTCCCAAGGTCTCGGCTTGTCCGATCAGGTTGGCCCAAATGCCTTGAACGGCCGGCGGCGTCTCGGAGGCGACGGCCTGAGGGATTGCCGCGAAGGAGCAGTACAGGCACAGGGAGAGTCGCAATCGCCAGTTCGCCACGGGCTAATCCCA carries:
- the rpmG gene encoding 50S ribosomal protein L33; the encoded protein is MREIISMACTACKQRNYSTVKNKKNDPDRLERNKYCRFCRKHTPHKEVK
- the rplA gene encoding 50S ribosomal protein L1 translates to MGKKMKAAEAKIEPRAYGLKEAVGLVKQAAYAKFDESVDLALRLGVDPKRSDQMVRGTSVLPHGTGKKVRVLVFAKGEKEQEARQAGADYVGADDLMEKIKGGWMEFDQAIATPDLMGSVGKLGKVLGPRGLMPNPKTGTVTFDVAKAVAEIRKGRVEYKVEKAGLVHVPVGKVSFKAEQLFENAQAILEAVMKAKPASCKGRYLRSATISSTMGPGVRLDTVAIAKQWG
- the rplL gene encoding 50S ribosomal protein L7/L12, which gives rise to MPTAEGKLSQEEFIKAIEGMTVLELSELVKGLESRFGVTAAAPVAVAAAPAGGGAAAAAGAAEEKTAFDVILASAAADKKIQVIKVVRELTSLGLKEAKDLVEGTPKPVKTGVTKEEAETMKKKLEEAGGKVEVK
- the rplK gene encoding 50S ribosomal protein L11, whose translation is MAKEVSALIKLQIPAGKANPAPPVGPSLGQHGVNIMEFCKQFNARTQKEGDSIIPVVITVYKDRTFTFITRTPPASDLLKKASGIIKGSGTPHKEKVGKITRTQLQEIAKLKMTDLNAADLEGAMKIVEGTARSMGIVVQG
- the rpoB gene encoding DNA-directed RNA polymerase subunit beta; translation: MSDTTGNGLIERKDFSKIRANIDIPDLIEIQKRSYEQFLQMEVQVDRREDKGLQAALNSVFPIADYNSTAILEFSSYSLGTPKYDVRECLEQGMTFAVSLKVRVRLVVFDKEDKGPKKKVLDVREQEVYVGELPLMTERGTFIVNGTERVVVSQLHRSPGASFTHDKGRTHASGKVLYSARIIPYRGSWLDFEFDARDILYVRIDRRRKMPVTILLKAFGYSTDDLLKMYYPVEEIRVAKGKLLRKLDPEIHHGLRCPIEVTEKGGKEPIVREGAKLTKATIGRLKAAGVKEIPVGNAELVGRAVLTELVDPSSKEKILEKNHKLTPVSIEKILGSEIENFKVIYLDSTTATPVILDTLEMERTGSKEEAMVEIYKRLRPGETPSIETAKALFDNLFSNPKRYDLSPVGRLKLNKKLGLDLPLEQRTLMPQDIVEVIRYLVNLKMGRGEIDDIDHLGNRRVRSVGELLENQFRLGLARMERSIKERMNLLDMETVLPHDLINAKPVVASIKEFFSSSQLSQFMDQTNPLAEITHKRRLSALGPGGLTRERAGFEVRDVHPSHYSRICPIETPEGPNIGLITSLATYARINDFGFIEAPYRKVRRGRVTDEIEYLSAIEGERYPIAQANSKVDSSGRLVSETVSARYAGDFVTTTSDKVEYMDVSPKQVVSVATALVPFLEHDDANRALMGSNMQRQAVPLIQTEAPLVGTGMEAVVARDSGYVVQAKRAGVVESVDATHIVVRADSRKETGRRGDALLDVYDLIKFQRSNQNTCITQKPVVRVGQPVKKGQVLADGPAIDQGELALGRNVLVAFMPWGGYNFEDAILLSEKLVKEDVFTSIHIEEFEIEARDTKLGKEEITRDIPNIGEEALRNLDESGIIRIGAEVKPGDILVGKVTPKGETQLTPEEKLLRAIFGEKAGDVKDTSLTVPPGVEGIVVDVKIFSRKGLDKDERSKSIESEDALKLQREHQDELRIIEEEKNKKIRKLLLGKIVGRDLMDPESGEVILKKKGKLTAEILKKLSDDSIRHIILSDPDEQKGLEEIERTAKEQIEILQTLYDEKVGRLKRGDELPPGVIKLVKVYIAMKRKISVGDKMAGRHGNKGVVSRVLPEEDMPYLPDGTPVEIVLNPLGVPSRMNVGQILETHLGWATKALGLHVSSPVFDGASEKEIKELLKKAKLPSSGQTTLYDGKTGEPFKSPVTVGHMYMLKLHHLVDDKIHARSIGPYSLVTQQPLGGKAQFGGQRLGEMEVWALQAYGAASTLQEFLTVKSDDVPGRSRIYEAIVKGENFLEPGLPESFNVLVKELQSLGLDVELIKAKD
- the tuf gene encoding elongation factor Tu, yielding MAKAKFERRKPHVNIGTIGHVDHGKTTLTSALTKICSDRGMAKFISYDEVAKASESQGRRDPTKILTIAISHVEYETEKRHYAHVDCPGHADYVKNMITGAAQMDGAILVVSAADGPMPQTREHILLARQVGVPYIVVFLNKADKVDDKELLDLVELEVRELLTKYEFPGDKIPIITGSATKAMEGDQSPIGVPAILKLLDAIDSYIPTPQRAIDKPFLMPIEDVFTISGRGTVVTGRCERGTVKVGDEVEIVGLRPTQSTVVTGVEMFRKVLDEGQAGDNIGVLLRGTKKEEVERGMVLAKPKSITPHTKFKAEVYVLTKEEGGRHTPFFNGYRPQFYFRTTDVTGVVALNPGVEMVMPGDNVTIAAELISPIAMDQGLRFAIREGGKTVGSGVVTEILA
- the secE gene encoding preprotein translocase subunit SecE, whose amino-acid sequence is MFKRLWDSSKEFLVDVRGEVKKVSFPTRAETLGSTIVVIVFCVIMSLYLSVVDSFLVWLVSKVI
- the nusG gene encoding transcription termination/antitermination protein NusG, yielding MSKNWYVIHTYAGFEGRVKSSILERASQMGLVDRVGQVLVPTENVIEIKDGKRRTSKRKFFPGYVLVELESPLTDETVQMIKETPKVTGFVGGGTRPIPLTEEEAESMLKQVDSGTAAPREQIRFIKGDNVRIVDGPFLGFNGLVDEVDTVHNRVKVLVSIFGRSTPVELGFLQVERI